CCAGACAGCGTCTACATGCTGGTGGACAAAACGGTGGAGCTGGACCCACGGCCGCTCAGTGAGTTCCCTGAATTAGGCCTCAGTGATCCTTCAGAGCAGCAACGTCAGGCTTTATGCCTTTATGCAAGTCCACGCGCTGCTAAACGCCAATGCAGCCGTAGTCAGCGCGTGATCAAAGTTCCAGACACCCAGGTCTTTGAGCAAACATCCCCTTACCTGCTCGCCCGTGGCATCACGCACTTGGTGGTTGAAGGATCCCTGTTTGCACTCAAGTCCTGATTCAGCGGTCTTGATCAGGAGCTGGCGCCAAGACCGCGGCCACACTGCCGCCGCTGACAATCCCCAACACCAAGCTGACACCAACAATGAAGCCTGAGGGAAGGGGCGCAGAACGCCCAACGCCAAGATTGAGGCGATGGCGATCATTCAGATTCTGAGCACCAAGGCAGAGAACCAACATCAGAGTGAGCCCAGTCCCCAAACTCAACAAAAGCAGTCTCAGGCGGATGAGCATCGCAATCGCTTTTGATTCCATCAGTCTGCCTGTTCGGTCATCGTATGGAGCAACGCGTAGAGCTCGCGTTTTGAGCGTCCAATCCGGCTGGATAGCAGCTTGGCTGCATCCTTGGCACTCATCCCCTCGGCCGTGAGTGCAAGTAACTGCTCCAAACACTGCGTATCGCTTAAGGATTCGATCTCAATGGGTATGGCTCCACCCAACACCACAGTGCATTCTCCCTGGGGGCTGTTTTCTTGAAAATAATGTCGCGCTGCCCCTACGGTTGGGCCCACCTGTTGCTCATGCCGCTTCGTGAGTTCTCGAGCCACTTGTAACGGGCGCTCCTCACCACAAAGCTCGAACAGCTCGTTGAGGAGTTGGCACAAGCGATGGGGAGCTTCATAAATCACGCTGGTGCGCTGCTCACTGGCAATCAAGACCAGTCGATCCCGGCGTTCCCTGCCTTTTGCAGGCAGAAAACCCTCAAAACAGAAACGGTCGGTGGGAAGCCCGCTGCTCACCAGTGCCGTTGTCGCCGCACAGGGACCAGGGATAGAAATCACCTCACAGCCCAACTCACGCGCAGCAGCGACCAACTCCTGTCCAGGGTCACTAATCCCAGGCAAACCTGCATCACTGATCAGCGCAACGCTGCGGCCCCCTTCCAATTCCAGCAACAGCTGAGGAATCCGCGTGCGGGTGTTGTGCTGATGGAAGGAGCACCGTCGAGCTGCTGACCCGATACGGCTCAGCAGCTGTCCGCTGTGACGCGTGTCTTCACAAGCAATCGTGTCCACAGCAATCAACAGATCACGTGCTCGCGGAGACAGGTCACCGAGATGGCCAATCGGAGTGCCTACGACATACAGCACTCCAGCGGCAGGTTCAGCGCGTTGCTTCACAATGGCTCCGCCCAGATCAAACCATGATGCCGAGCTCGCCGACCCTTCTTGCCGGTATCAACCTGGAAGATGTTTTGAAGGTTCTTCGCCCTCTCAGCTGGGGGGCTGCAGACATCCTGCGTGCCTATGCCCGTGGAGAACAGCCACCCCATGGGTTTCCGAAAGCCCTCAGCGTTGACAACGGCGGAGAAGGACCCGTGTCTGCTGCTGATCTTGCCGTCAATCAATGGCTCCTCGATGGCTTGAAACAATCCTTCCCTGCCGCCGATTGGACCCTCCTCAGTGAAGAAACAGCCAAGGAGCAACTCACGGAGGGGCAACCCTTGGCTGCTGATTGGCTATGGATTTTGGACCCACTGGATGGAACCAAAGATTTCCTTCAAGGCACAGGGGAATATGCAGTGCATCTGGCCTTAGTGCATCAGCAACGCCCCGTGCTTGGGGTCGTGCTCGTTCCAGAACGAGACGAGCTTTGGATTGGTGTGGTGGGTGAGGGCACCTGGTGCGAAAACCGCTCTGGAGAACGAACACCCGTTTGTTTCAGTGAGCGGAGGGTCAGCCATGAGCTGATCTTGGTAGCAAGCCGCAGTCACAGGGATCAGCGACTGGAACAGTTGATTACAGCCTTAGAACTCGGTGATTCTCATGCGGTCGGCAGTGTCGGCTGCAAAGTGGCCACGATCCTTCGCGGGGAAACCGATCTGTACATCTCCCTGTCTGGAAAAAGTGCTCCAAAGGATTGGGACATGGCCGCTCCAGAAGCCGTACTGCTTGCCGCTGGTGGTGCCTTCACCCATGCCAACGGTGGCGAACTCACCTACAACACCGGCGATGTTCGCCAGGCAGGCTGTTTGATCGCTAGCCATGGAAAAACCCATGCCGCTTTATGTGAACAAGCGACACGGGCCATGGAACTGATTGATCCAGGTTTTCAGGTCTGAACCTGGGTGGGCGCCTCTCAGGAGAGGGGCGCTACTGGAGTTGGAGCCGGTTGAGAGTCGGGTGACTCGCCGTTCTGGGGAACGCCCCGCAAGGTGAGGTTGATCCGGCCGCGGTTGTCGATTTCACGGACACGCACCGTGACCTCATCGCCAACCTTGACCACATCTTCGACTTTTTCGACCCTTGCCTCCGAAAGCTGTGAAATGTGAATCATGCCCTCTTTACCAGGCAGGATTTCCACAAAGGCTCCAATCGGAATGATGCGCGTAATGGAGCCCGTAAACACTTCACCCTCATTCACCTTGCGGGTGAGGCCTTCGATGATCTTCTGAGCTTCCTCGGCGGCAGCACCGTCATGGGAGGCAATGGTGACGATGCCACTGTCTTCAATATCGATCTTGGTGTTGGTTCGCTCCGTGATGTTCTTGATGGTGCGACCACCAGGACCGATCACAGTGCCAATCAGCTCAGGATCAATGCGGAAACTGAGCAGGCGAGGTGCGTGAGGAGAGAGACCCTCACGTGGAGTTTCGATCGCCTCCATCATCTTTTCAAGGATGTGGAGTCGAGCAGGGCGAGCTTGATTCACAGCATCGGCCACGATGCTGACAGGAAGACCCGTGATCTTCATGTCCATCTGGAGAGCGGTAATCCCCTTATCGGTACCCGCCACTTTGAAGTCCATGTCTCCAAGAAAGTCTTCAATGCCTTGAATATCGGTGAGGATTTTGACCTCATCTCCCTCCTTGATTAGGCCCATCGCCGCACCACTGACAGGTGACTTCAAAGGAACACCGGCATCCATGAGAGCCAACGTGCTTCCACACACGGAACCCATCGAAGTGGAGCCATTGGAGCTCAACACTTCGCTGACAACACGAACCACGTAGGGAAAGGTGTCTTTCGCGGGAAGCACGGGCACGATGGCTCGTTCGGCCAATGCGCCGTGGCCGATTTCACGACGTCCCGGAGAGCGCATGGGGCGGGTCTCACCGACGGAATATGCCGGGAAGTTGTAATGGTGAAGGTAGGTTTTTTCGTTATTTGGGTTGAGATCATCCATCTCCTGGGCATCACTTGGCGTGCCGAGAGTGGCGGTCGACAACACCTGGGTGAGGCCACGTTGAAATAAACCTGAGCCATGCACTCGCTTCGGAAGCACCCCTGCAGCGGCACTGATTGGACGCACCTGATCAAGGTTGCGACCATCCACCCTTTTGCCGTCCTTAAGGATCTGCTGGCGCATCAAGGTTTTGGTGAGCGCTTTGAAACTGTTTTGAAGGGCCTTGCCGTTGGCACTAACAGCAACTCGAACAGGATCGGAGTCCTTGAGACCCTGGATCGTTTCGGCAGTTGTGCTGCGAATAGCATCAAGCTTTTCGTCACGCTCAGCCTTGGTTTGCTCGAACTGGCCAAGCACCTCACCAATCGACTTGCTGCAGGCTTTCTCTAAATAAACAGGCAGCGTTTTGTCTTGCTCAGGAGCCTCTGGAATCACTTGCTCGATCCCAGCGTCTTTGAGGATGGATTGCTGCGCTTTGATCAACTCAGAAACAGCTTCGTAGCCAAAGT
The window above is part of the Synechococcus sp. WH 8020 genome. Proteins encoded here:
- the rsmI gene encoding 16S rRNA (cytidine(1402)-2'-O)-methyltransferase: MKQRAEPAAGVLYVVGTPIGHLGDLSPRARDLLIAVDTIACEDTRHSGQLLSRIGSAARRCSFHQHNTRTRIPQLLLELEGGRSVALISDAGLPGISDPGQELVAAARELGCEVISIPGPCAATTALVSSGLPTDRFCFEGFLPAKGRERRDRLVLIASEQRTSVIYEAPHRLCQLLNELFELCGEERPLQVARELTKRHEQQVGPTVGAARHYFQENSPQGECTVVLGGAIPIEIESLSDTQCLEQLLALTAEGMSAKDAAKLLSSRIGRSKRELYALLHTMTEQAD
- a CDS encoding 3'(2'),5'-bisphosphate nucleotidase CysQ family protein; translated protein: MMPSSPTLLAGINLEDVLKVLRPLSWGAADILRAYARGEQPPHGFPKALSVDNGGEGPVSAADLAVNQWLLDGLKQSFPAADWTLLSEETAKEQLTEGQPLAADWLWILDPLDGTKDFLQGTGEYAVHLALVHQQRPVLGVVLVPERDELWIGVVGEGTWCENRSGERTPVCFSERRVSHELILVASRSHRDQRLEQLITALELGDSHAVGSVGCKVATILRGETDLYISLSGKSAPKDWDMAAPEAVLLAAGGAFTHANGGELTYNTGDVRQAGCLIASHGKTHAALCEQATRAMELIDPGFQV
- a CDS encoding polyribonucleotide nucleotidyltransferase, with product MQGQTQSISFDGREIRLTTGRYAPQAGGSVMIECGDTSVLVTATRSKGRDGIDFLPLICDYEERLYAAGRIPGSFMRRESRPPERATLICRLIDRPMRPLFPSWLRDDLQIVATCMSLDERVPADVLAVTGASMATLLAKIPFYGPMAAVRVGLLGDDFVLNPSFREIERGDLDLVVAGTPQGVVMVEAGANQLPEGDVIEAIDFGYEAVSELIKAQQSILKDAGIEQVIPEAPEQDKTLPVYLEKACSKSIGEVLGQFEQTKAERDEKLDAIRSTTAETIQGLKDSDPVRVAVSANGKALQNSFKALTKTLMRQQILKDGKRVDGRNLDQVRPISAAAGVLPKRVHGSGLFQRGLTQVLSTATLGTPSDAQEMDDLNPNNEKTYLHHYNFPAYSVGETRPMRSPGRREIGHGALAERAIVPVLPAKDTFPYVVRVVSEVLSSNGSTSMGSVCGSTLALMDAGVPLKSPVSGAAMGLIKEGDEVKILTDIQGIEDFLGDMDFKVAGTDKGITALQMDMKITGLPVSIVADAVNQARPARLHILEKMMEAIETPREGLSPHAPRLLSFRIDPELIGTVIGPGGRTIKNITERTNTKIDIEDSGIVTIASHDGAAAEEAQKIIEGLTRKVNEGEVFTGSITRIIPIGAFVEILPGKEGMIHISQLSEARVEKVEDVVKVGDEVTVRVREIDNRGRINLTLRGVPQNGESPDSQPAPTPVAPLS